From the Streptomyces syringium genome, one window contains:
- a CDS encoding SCO1664 family protein: MSAPERIPPRSVTPHELLALGELTVRGRVREASNAVLYCTVTYEGVTASCVYKPVAGERPLWDFPDGTLAQREVAAYELSEAMGWGLIPPTVLRDGPYGEGMCQLWIEGPDEEAAAGAELLALVEGEEPGPGWKAVGFAEVGEDRTALLVHADDVRLRRLAVLDAVINNGDRKGGHLLPAADGRLYAIDHGVTFNADDKLRTLLWGWAGEPLPEEALEALRRLSADLAEGRPLAARLAELITPAEIEALRARVADLLRTGRHREPSGQWPAIPWPPV, from the coding sequence TGACCCCGCACGAGCTGCTGGCACTGGGCGAGCTGACGGTGCGCGGCCGGGTCCGTGAGGCGTCCAACGCGGTCCTGTACTGCACGGTCACCTACGAGGGCGTCACCGCCTCCTGTGTCTACAAGCCGGTCGCCGGGGAGCGCCCGCTGTGGGACTTCCCCGACGGGACGCTGGCGCAGCGCGAGGTGGCGGCGTACGAACTCTCCGAGGCCATGGGCTGGGGACTGATCCCGCCGACGGTGCTGCGCGACGGCCCGTACGGCGAGGGCATGTGCCAGCTGTGGATCGAGGGCCCGGACGAGGAGGCGGCCGCCGGCGCGGAGCTGCTGGCGCTGGTCGAGGGCGAGGAGCCGGGCCCGGGCTGGAAGGCCGTCGGCTTCGCGGAGGTCGGGGAGGACCGCACCGCGCTGCTGGTGCACGCCGACGACGTGCGGCTGCGGCGGCTGGCCGTGCTCGACGCGGTGATCAACAACGGTGACCGCAAGGGCGGCCATCTGCTGCCCGCGGCCGACGGGCGGCTGTACGCGATCGACCACGGCGTGACCTTCAACGCCGACGACAAGCTGCGCACCCTGCTGTGGGGCTGGGCCGGCGAGCCGCTGCCCGAGGAGGCCCTGGAGGCCCTACGGCGACTTTCGGCCGATCTGGCCGAGGGGCGGCCCCTGGCCGCACGTCTGGCCGAGTTGATCACCCCCGCCGAGATCGAGGCGCTGCGCGCCCGCGTCGCGGACCTCCTGCGGACCGGGCGGCACCGCGAGCCCAGTGGCCAGTGGCCCGCCATCCCCTGGCCGCCGGTCTGA
- a CDS encoding PAC2 family protein, producing MIELEGVPELIDPVMICAFEGWNDAGDAASSAVAHLDREWKGEVFGALDAEDYYDFQVNRPTVWLDGGVRKVTWPTTRLSVVRTGGATPRDLVLVRGIEPSMRWRSFCNEILGFAHELGVEMVVILGSLLGDTPHTRPVPVSGVTSDPDLARTMDLEESRYEGPTGIVGILQEACTHAGIPTVSLWAAVPHYVSQPPNPKATLALLNRLEDLVNLRIPLGDLPEDARAWQLGVDQLAAEDSEVAEYVQSLEEARDTAELPEASGEAIAREFERYLRRRDGQPGPGQPGLGTDPGVADGRDSSYLRDTSSGRTRPPKPQPKDESQSSASEDDPGTGPAPEGPNDKGPDGKD from the coding sequence GTGATCGAGCTTGAGGGGGTTCCCGAGCTGATCGACCCGGTCATGATCTGTGCCTTCGAGGGGTGGAACGACGCCGGGGACGCCGCCTCCAGCGCGGTCGCGCACCTCGACCGCGAGTGGAAGGGCGAGGTCTTCGGGGCGCTCGACGCCGAGGACTACTACGACTTCCAGGTCAACCGGCCCACGGTGTGGCTGGACGGCGGGGTCCGCAAGGTCACCTGGCCGACCACCCGGCTCTCCGTGGTGCGCACGGGCGGGGCGACACCGCGCGATCTGGTCCTGGTCCGGGGCATCGAGCCGAGCATGCGCTGGCGCTCGTTCTGCAACGAGATCCTCGGCTTCGCCCACGAGTTGGGGGTGGAGATGGTCGTGATCCTGGGCTCGCTGCTCGGTGACACCCCGCACACCCGGCCGGTACCGGTCAGCGGCGTCACCTCCGACCCGGACCTGGCGCGCACCATGGATCTGGAGGAGTCCCGCTACGAGGGCCCGACCGGCATCGTCGGCATTCTCCAGGAGGCGTGCACGCACGCGGGCATCCCGACGGTGAGCCTGTGGGCGGCGGTGCCGCACTACGTCTCGCAGCCGCCGAACCCGAAGGCGACCCTGGCGCTCCTCAACCGCCTGGAGGACCTGGTCAATCTGCGGATTCCGCTCGGCGACCTGCCGGAGGACGCGCGGGCCTGGCAGCTCGGCGTGGACCAGCTGGCGGCGGAGGACAGCGAGGTCGCGGAGTACGTCCAGTCGCTGGAGGAGGCGCGGGACACCGCCGAGCTGCCGGAGGCCTCCGGTGAGGCCATCGCCCGGGAGTTCGAGCGCTATCTGCGGCGCCGCGACGGCCAGCCCGGACCGGGGCAGCCCGGCCTCGGGACCGACCCCGGCGTCGCCGACGGCCGGGATTCCTCGTACCTCCGTGACACCTCCAGCGGCCGCACACGGCCGCCGAAGCCACAGCCCAAGGACGAGTCGCAGTCGTCGGCGTCCGAGGATGACCCCGGCACCGGACCGGCCCCCGAGGGGCCGAACGACAAGGGGCCGGACGGCAAGGACTGA
- the mshC gene encoding cysteine--1-D-myo-inosityl 2-amino-2-deoxy-alpha-D-glucopyranoside ligase: MHAWPASEVPALPGSGRDLRIHDTATGERVTLAPGPVARIYVCGITPYDATHMGHAATYNAFDLVQRVWLDTKRQVHYVQNVTDVDDPLLERALANGDDWTALAERETALFREDMTALRMLPPRHYVGAVESIPKIVPLVERLRDAGAAYELEGDVYFSVASDSHFGAVSGLDAEAMRLLSAERGGDPDRPGKKNPLDPMLWMAARPGEPSWDGASLGPGRPGWHIECVAIALEHLGMGFDVQGGGSDLVFPHHEMGASHAQALTGEHPFAKTYVHAGMVALDGQKMSKSKGNLVFVSRLRRDGVDPAAIRLALLAHHYRADWEWTDAVLTEAVDRLGRWRAAVSRPDGPSADALVEEIRDALADDLDAPAALAAVDRWAAAQAADGGSDEGAPGVVSRAVDALLGVAL; encoded by the coding sequence ATGCATGCCTGGCCCGCTTCTGAGGTACCCGCCCTGCCTGGCAGTGGCCGCGACCTCCGGATCCACGACACCGCGACCGGCGAGCGAGTGACCCTCGCCCCCGGTCCCGTCGCCCGTATCTATGTCTGCGGCATCACGCCGTACGACGCCACCCACATGGGGCACGCGGCGACCTACAACGCGTTCGACCTCGTGCAGCGCGTGTGGCTCGACACCAAGCGGCAGGTCCACTACGTCCAGAACGTCACCGACGTCGACGACCCGCTGCTCGAGCGGGCCCTCGCCAACGGCGACGACTGGACCGCGCTCGCCGAGCGCGAGACCGCCCTCTTCCGCGAGGACATGACCGCGCTGCGGATGCTGCCGCCGCGGCACTACGTGGGCGCCGTGGAGTCGATACCCAAGATCGTTCCGCTGGTGGAGCGGCTGCGTGACGCCGGTGCCGCCTACGAGCTCGAGGGCGACGTCTACTTCTCCGTCGCGTCCGACAGCCACTTCGGCGCGGTCTCCGGCCTCGACGCGGAGGCGATGCGACTGCTGTCCGCCGAGCGCGGCGGCGACCCGGACCGCCCCGGCAAGAAGAACCCCCTCGACCCCATGCTGTGGATGGCCGCCCGCCCGGGCGAGCCCAGCTGGGACGGCGCCTCCCTCGGCCCCGGCCGCCCGGGCTGGCACATCGAGTGCGTCGCGATCGCCCTCGAGCACCTCGGCATGGGCTTCGACGTGCAGGGCGGCGGCAGCGACCTCGTCTTCCCGCACCACGAGATGGGCGCCTCGCACGCCCAGGCGCTCACCGGCGAGCACCCGTTCGCCAAGACGTACGTGCACGCGGGCATGGTCGCCCTGGACGGCCAGAAGATGTCCAAGTCCAAGGGCAACCTGGTCTTCGTCTCCCGGCTGCGCCGTGACGGCGTCGACCCCGCCGCCATCCGCCTCGCCCTGCTCGCCCACCACTACCGGGCCGACTGGGAGTGGACCGACGCCGTCCTGACCGAGGCCGTCGACCGCCTCGGCCGCTGGCGCGCGGCCGTCTCGCGCCCGGACGGACCGTCCGCCGACGCCCTGGTCGAGGAGATCCGCGACGCCCTCGCGGACGACCTCGACGCCCCGGCCGCGCTCGCCGCGGTCGACCGCTGGGCCGCCGCCCAGGCCGCCGACGGCGGCAGCGACGAGGGCGCGCCCGGCGTCGTCTCGCGGGCCGTCGACGCACTGCTCGGCGTGGCCCTGTGA
- a CDS encoding glycerol-3-phosphate dehydrogenase/oxidase: MSTLQSVPTLGTHPAAGSNPSRAETRDRLSNATYDLLVIGGGILGTSVAWHAAQSGLRVAMVDAGDFAGATSSASSKLVHGGLRYLQTGAVKLVAENHHERRVLAKDVAPHLVNPLTFYLPVYKGGPVGAAKLGAGVFAYSALSAFGDGVGKVISPAKAQAANPGLRTDNLKAVAVYYDHQMNDSRVAVMTVRAAVESGAVVLNHAEVTGLRFTHGKVTGAELKDRTDGTEFGVNARVVLNATGPWVDHLRTMEDKGAAPSIRLSKGAHIVMKRKSPWKAAMATPIDKYRITFALPWEDQLLLGTTDTAYEGDPADVRATEEDIQQILDEAAFSIQDADLDRDLMTYAFAGLRVLPGGPGDVAQAKRETVVSEGKGGMLSVAGGKWTTYRHIGRTVMSKLAKLPGSPLTEDMEPISNLVRRTPLPGISNPNAVAHRLLVDREPGSRMDPLTARHLASHYGSLSFDIARLANENPELAERIHPDGPEIWAQVVYARDHEWAETVDDVLRRRTTLTIRGLDSEDVRAKVKDMLGDKG, encoded by the coding sequence ATGAGCACCCTGCAGAGCGTCCCGACCCTCGGGACGCACCCGGCTGCCGGTTCCAACCCGAGCCGCGCCGAGACCCGGGACCGACTGTCCAACGCGACGTACGACCTCCTGGTGATCGGCGGCGGCATCCTGGGCACCTCGGTGGCCTGGCACGCCGCGCAGTCCGGACTGCGGGTCGCGATGGTGGACGCCGGCGACTTCGCCGGCGCCACCTCCTCCGCCTCCTCCAAGCTCGTCCACGGCGGTCTGCGCTACCTGCAGACCGGCGCGGTCAAGCTGGTGGCGGAGAACCACCACGAGCGTCGGGTGCTGGCCAAGGACGTGGCCCCGCACCTGGTCAACCCGCTCACCTTCTACCTGCCGGTCTACAAGGGCGGCCCGGTCGGCGCCGCCAAGCTGGGCGCCGGTGTCTTCGCCTACTCCGCGCTGTCCGCCTTCGGCGACGGCGTCGGCAAGGTCATCTCCCCGGCGAAGGCCCAGGCCGCCAACCCGGGTCTGCGCACGGACAACCTCAAGGCCGTCGCGGTCTACTACGACCACCAGATGAACGACTCGCGCGTGGCCGTCATGACGGTCCGCGCGGCCGTCGAGTCCGGCGCCGTGGTCCTCAACCACGCCGAGGTGACCGGTCTGCGCTTCACGCACGGCAAGGTGACCGGCGCGGAGCTCAAGGACCGCACCGACGGCACCGAGTTCGGCGTCAACGCCCGCGTCGTGCTCAACGCCACCGGCCCGTGGGTCGACCACCTGCGCACCATGGAGGACAAGGGCGCCGCCCCCTCCATCCGCCTCTCCAAGGGCGCGCACATCGTGATGAAGCGCAAGTCGCCGTGGAAGGCCGCCATGGCCACCCCGATCGACAAGTACCGCATCACCTTCGCCCTCCCGTGGGAGGACCAGCTCCTCCTCGGCACCACCGACACCGCGTACGAGGGCGACCCGGCCGATGTCCGCGCCACCGAGGAGGACATCCAGCAGATCCTCGACGAGGCGGCGTTCTCCATCCAGGACGCGGACCTCGACCGCGACCTGATGACGTACGCCTTCGCGGGCCTGCGCGTGCTGCCGGGCGGCCCCGGCGACGTGGCCCAGGCCAAGCGCGAGACGGTCGTCTCCGAGGGCAAGGGTGGCATGCTGTCCGTCGCCGGCGGCAAGTGGACGACCTACCGCCACATCGGCCGTACGGTCATGAGCAAGCTCGCCAAGCTCCCCGGCAGCCCGCTGACCGAGGACATGGAGCCCATCTCCAACCTGGTCCGCCGCACCCCGCTGCCCGGCATCTCCAACCCCAACGCGGTCGCCCACCGACTGCTGGTGGACCGTGAGCCCGGCAGCCGCATGGACCCGCTGACCGCCCGTCACCTCGCCTCGCACTACGGCTCGCTGTCCTTCGACATCGCGCGCCTGGCGAACGAGAACCCGGAGCTGGCCGAGCGCATCCACCCCGACGGCCCCGAGATCTGGGCCCAGGTCGTCTACGCCCGTGACCACGAGTGGGCCGAGACGGTCGACGACGTGCTGCGCCGCCGCACGACCCTGACGATCCGCGGCCTGGACTCCGAGGACGTCCGCGCCAAGGTCAAGGACATGCTGGGCGACAAGGGCTGA